From a region of the Oncorhynchus keta strain PuntledgeMale-10-30-2019 chromosome 13, Oket_V2, whole genome shotgun sequence genome:
- the LOC118373652 gene encoding cyclin-dependent kinase inhibitor 1B-like, whose product MSNVSLSNGSPTLEMVDPRPTNHTKPPIRRNLFGSVDHDDFRRECLVQMKEMEKASIDKWNYDFQNDKPLSQGDYKWEPMKSSELPDFYSRPPHKRVLSSGNVDHNGNHDYRVRPSCLTNGAELSEETESERQKHCHHSHNRARKRPANPEPQSTGKKSHSSEEDEVVSKSVEQTPSKNDSRTHEH is encoded by the exons ATGTCAAATGTTAGTCTTTCGAATGGGAGTCCGACGTTGGAAATGGTGGATCCGCGTCCGACGAATCACACGAAGCCCCCGATTCGCAGAAATCTTTTCGGATCGGTAGATCACGACGACTTTAGGAGGGAGTGTTTGGTTCAAATGAAGGAGATGGAGAAGGCTTCTATTGACAAATGGAATTATGATTTCCAAAACGACAAGCCCCTTTCCCAGGGAGATTATAAATGGGAACCCATGAAAAGCAGCGAACTGCCTGACTTTTACAGCAGACCGCCTCACAAGCGAGTCTTGTCCTCTGGAAATGTGGACCATAACGGGAATCATGATTACCGAGTCCGACCGAGCTGTCTTACGAACGGGGCTGAGCTATCCGAGGAGACTGAGAGCGAGAGGCAGAAGCATTGTCACCACTCTCACAACCGGGCAAGGAAAAGACCTGCAAATCCAG AACCCCAAAGTACTGGTAAAAAGTCACATTCCAGTGAAGAGGATGAAGTGGTGTCAAAGTCAGTAGAGCAGACACCCAGCAAAAACGATTCCAGGACACATGAACACTAA